From the genome of Muricauda sp. SCSIO 64092, one region includes:
- a CDS encoding polyprenyl synthetase family protein, producing MQRLTFYQKQFVAYLESYQGPQEPNGLYDPVAYILGLGGKRLRPVLTLIAAELFGTDYRSALDAAMAVEVFHNFSLVHDDIMDDAPLRRGKQTVHEKWDINTGILSGDVMLINSYRFLERYEGNVLKELFLLFNKTAKEVCEGQQYDVDFETRTDVTIPEYLKMIEYKTSVLIAAALKMGAIIARASTKNQDLIYEFGKNLGIAFQLQDDYLDAFGNPETFGKQVGGDIIENKKTFLYLKAMELANEKDRETLLQEFGVQLKDNTGKVALVKKLFTRSGAVGATKNAIVHYTQLAFGSLSRIECDEEGKKILRFIGENLIKRGK from the coding sequence ATGCAACGCCTTACTTTTTATCAGAAACAGTTTGTAGCGTATTTGGAAAGTTATCAAGGCCCCCAAGAACCCAATGGACTGTATGATCCCGTTGCCTACATTCTGGGTTTGGGCGGAAAACGATTGCGTCCTGTACTTACACTAATTGCCGCTGAATTGTTTGGAACAGATTACCGATCGGCACTGGATGCGGCAATGGCCGTGGAAGTGTTCCATAACTTTTCCCTGGTCCATGATGATATTATGGACGATGCCCCATTGCGAAGGGGAAAACAAACAGTTCATGAAAAATGGGACATAAACACGGGAATCCTCTCCGGTGATGTTATGCTCATTAATTCCTATCGGTTTTTGGAAAGGTATGAGGGTAATGTGCTCAAGGAACTTTTTCTGTTGTTCAACAAAACGGCAAAGGAAGTGTGTGAGGGGCAGCAATACGATGTGGACTTTGAAACGAGGACGGACGTTACCATTCCGGAATATTTAAAAATGATAGAATACAAAACTTCGGTTTTGATCGCTGCCGCTTTAAAAATGGGTGCAATCATAGCTAGGGCCTCCACAAAAAACCAGGATTTGATCTATGAATTTGGCAAGAACCTCGGTATTGCCTTTCAGTTGCAAGACGATTATTTGGATGCTTTTGGAAATCCAGAGACTTTTGGAAAACAAGTGGGAGGGGATATCATTGAGAACAAAAAAACCTTCCTATACCTTAAGGCAATGGAACTGGCGAACGAAAAGGATAGGGAAACCTTACTGCAGGAATTTGGGGTCCAGCTCAAGGATAATACAGGCAAGGTAGCCCTGGTTAAGAAGCTTTTCACAAGAAGTGGTGCCGTGGGGGCCACAAAAAATGCCATTGTGCATTATACCCAATTGGCCTTTGGTTCACTTTCCAGAATTGAGTGCGATGAAGAAGGAAAAAAAATACTGCGATTTATTGGTGAGAACTTAATAAAAAGGGGTAAATAA
- a CDS encoding RNA polymerase sigma factor → MSPKNNSQLKISAFFAEEYHALKGYVTSKIDDTADRDAEDILQDVALRIFSRPESALPINNIPGFVYSAIKNRIIDTMRTKKEKRYEESDLDHLWTEFADLFYGTEDFPYPTHVINQLKTAIMELKLPYRDIILAVDFEGYSYREISTETGIPEGTLMSRRHRAMSLLLKKLEHNITS, encoded by the coding sequence ATGAGTCCGAAAAACAATAGCCAACTAAAAATATCGGCATTTTTCGCAGAGGAGTACCATGCACTAAAAGGGTATGTTACCTCTAAAATTGATGATACGGCCGATAGGGATGCCGAGGATATACTCCAAGATGTGGCCCTTAGGATATTCTCCAGACCGGAAAGTGCGCTGCCCATAAACAACATTCCCGGTTTTGTGTACAGCGCAATTAAGAACAGAATAATAGACACTATGCGGACAAAAAAGGAAAAACGCTACGAGGAAAGTGATTTGGACCACCTTTGGACGGAATTTGCAGACTTGTTTTACGGAACGGAAGATTTTCCTTATCCAACGCACGTCATCAATCAATTAAAGACGGCCATCATGGAATTAAAACTCCCATATCGGGATATTATTCTTGCCGTTGACTTTGAGGGCTATTCCTACAGGGAGATTTCAACGGAAACGGGGATTCCCGAAGGTACTTTAATGTCCAGAAGGCATAGGGCCATGTCCCTCCTCTTAAAAAAACTGGAACACAACATAACTTCATAA
- a CDS encoding TetR/AcrR family transcriptional regulator — MRNDILNKATDLFLNYGFKSVTMDDLAHEMGISKKTIYSHFENKTKLVEEATMNLFWEISNGIDHIIALKKNPIEELYEIKKFVMSRLKDEKASTLYQLQKYYPRLFETLKKKEIEVMQDCLVDNIRRGMEIGIYRENLNVQFVARIYFSGAISLSDHDLFPVSLFNKVELEDYFLEYHLRGIVTPKGRKILNEIINSNQE, encoded by the coding sequence ATGAGAAACGACATTTTAAATAAGGCGACCGATCTTTTTTTAAACTACGGGTTTAAAAGTGTGACCATGGATGATTTGGCCCATGAAATGGGGATATCCAAAAAGACCATTTACAGTCATTTTGAAAATAAGACCAAGTTGGTTGAAGAGGCCACTATGAACCTTTTTTGGGAAATATCAAATGGGATAGACCATATCATTGCCCTGAAGAAAAATCCGATCGAAGAGTTATATGAAATCAAAAAATTTGTGATGTCCCGTTTAAAGGACGAGAAGGCCTCCACACTTTACCAGTTACAGAAATACTATCCCAGACTCTTTGAAACCTTAAAGAAAAAGGAGATTGAGGTGATGCAGGACTGTCTGGTCGATAACATTAGAAGGGGAATGGAGATTGGTATTTACCGGGAGAATTTAAACGTGCAGTTTGTGGCACGTATTTATTTTTCCGGTGCCATAAGTTTAAGTGACCACGATCTTTTTCCGGTATCCCTATTCAATAAAGTTGAGCTGGAAGACTACTTTCTAGAATACCATCTAAGGGGGATCGTCACCCCCAAAGGACGGAAAATACTGAACGAAATCATCAATTCAAATCAAGAATAA